The proteins below come from a single Aegilops tauschii subsp. strangulata cultivar AL8/78 chromosome 6, Aet v6.0, whole genome shotgun sequence genomic window:
- the LOC109745197 gene encoding disease resistance protein RGA5 isoform X2, with product MEFATGAMGTLLPRLAGMLMEEYNLKESVKNGIRDLKAELESMEAALVKVSSIPLDQLDPQVNIWANEVRELSYAIEDSLDTFVTRVDGIEPTKPKIKHLLKKARNEFNKFKARHEIASDIKNIESQVRKIKERRDRYKIDHVVAIPATTTPDPRILALYEKKSDLVGIDKAISELVKVLSEGVDIPGRNLKIVSIVGIGGLGKTTLAKALYDELNQTYKCHAFVPVGQKPDTKKVLRDILLELDIELYRDASTMDERQLIDQLRKFLAGKRYFIVIDDIWDMQTWEIINCAFVDSHLESTLIITTRIVDVAKNVGGIYHMEPLSDDYSKMLFDTRTYGSEGPAEVTTKILKKCGGVPLAIITIASLFVGKHSEDWSKKGLSLIVR from the exons ATGGAGTTTGCCACGGGGGCCATGGGCACCCTCCTCCCCAGGCTTGCGGGGATGCTCATGGAGGAGTACAATCTGAAGGAGAGTGTGAAGAACGGGATTAGAGATCTCAAGGCTGAGCTCGAGAGCATGGAAGCTGCCCTTGTCAAGGTATCCAGTATACCGTTGGATCAACTTGACCCACAAGTCAATATTTGGGCAAATGAGGTCAGGGAATTATCCTATGCCATCGAGGACAGCCTTGACACCTTCGTGACACGCGTCGATGGTATTGAGCCAACCAAGCCCAAAATCAAGCACCTACTGAAGAAGGCCCGCAACGAGTTCAACAAGTTCAAGGCACGCCATGAAATAGCCAGTGACATCAAAAACATTGAGAGCCAAGTTAGGAAGATCAAGGAAAGGCGCGACAGGTACAAGATCGACCATGTTGTTGCAATTCCGGCTACAACTACACCTGATCCTCGCATCTTGGCTCTATACGAGAAAAAATCTGACCTTGTCGGTATTGATAAGGCAATTAGTGAGCTAGTGAAGGTCTTGTCAGAGGGGGTTGACATTCCTGGAAGAAATCTCAAGATTGTCTCCATTGTTGGAATTGGAGGATTGGGCAAGACAACTCTTGCAAAAGCATTGTATGATGAGCTCAATCAAACTTACAAGTGTCATGCTTTTGTTCCAGTGGGTCAGAAGCCAGACACGAAGAAAGTTTTGAGGGACATCCTCCTTGAACTTGACATAGAGTTGTACAGAGATGCATCAACAATGGATGAAAGGCAATTGATCGACCAACTGCGAAAATTCCTTGCAGGCAAGAG GTACTTTATTGTTATTGATGACATATGGGATATGCAGACATGGGAAATTATTAATTGTGCTTTTGTGGATAGTCATTTGGAAAGTACATTAATCATAACTACTCGTATTGTTGATGTTGCCAAAAATGTTGGTGGTATCTACCACATGGAACCACTTTCAGATGATTACTCCAAAATGTTATTTGATACAAGAACATATGGTAGTGAAGGACCTGCTGAAGTGACTaccaaaattttgaagaaatgtGGTGGTGTGCCATTAGCTATTATTACAATAGCTAGCTTGTTTGTTGGTAAACACAGTGAGGACTGGTCTAAG AAGGGTTTGTCCCTGATAGTGAGGTAG
- the LOC109745197 gene encoding disease resistance protein RGA5 isoform X1: MEFATGAMGTLLPRLAGMLMEEYNLKESVKNGIRDLKAELESMEAALVKVSSIPLDQLDPQVNIWANEVRELSYAIEDSLDTFVTRVDGIEPTKPKIKHLLKKARNEFNKFKARHEIASDIKNIESQVRKIKERRDRYKIDHVVAIPATTTPDPRILALYEKKSDLVGIDKAISELVKVLSEGVDIPGRNLKIVSIVGIGGLGKTTLAKALYDELNQTYKCHAFVPVGQKPDTKKVLRDILLELDIELYRDASTMDERQLIDQLRKFLAGKRYFIVIDDIWDMQTWEIINCAFVDSHLESTLIITTRIVDVAKNVGGIYHMEPLSDDYSKMLFDTRTYGSEGPAEVTTKILKKCGGVPLAIITIASLFVGKHSEDWSKVYNTIGFVHQGNDNVNNTKKILSFSYYDLSFDLKTCLLYLSMFPEDSFIDKNSLIWLWVSEGFVPDSEVGENNFNKLVNKSMIEWMEPKEYWVAGFLGGYGRHQSRNGCRVHDMVLDLIRTISSDVNFVTVPEIEQHGTSSAGKQNNRVRRLALHGGSVEHISSIEIEHVRSFIATSCSDSRIFPLWGFKVLRVLVMQSCEFPEDCSLEHLGKLVHLRYLLLANTCNILPEGIGHDLKFLEVLDLRRGLRSDLPPSVGELRNLRCLQTDMHTKMKGEIGKLTSLEELQLYKVNKCPNFWTDVGNLIKLRVLEIHFKRMDETTGNALLKSLCKLCKIQSLKVVGEGRHENKYLVLKDSSLESMAPSPKLCLLSLEGMLVPTMPSWINYLHVPLLYHLCLKVQVVEARGIQLLGKLPLLINLILEIEDKRCVTYTFGNDEFHKLEKLETTIEIGTGEGALPMLKILSYGISSLRENMESLVSWNTSCPLLEGVTCRLDCSKRSHREVSAIRETLYEAATAHPNYDHLRQFHIQEENRISWEENGLIDKLGWILSIPDDEIHREYDERRMRKFIIKLETRLRDAAEPGIGRYGEQEVRDIVAKFKSRLLPDSAGTNQEEPDNGDATSSADQQPAVGQP; the protein is encoded by the exons ATGGAGTTTGCCACGGGGGCCATGGGCACCCTCCTCCCCAGGCTTGCGGGGATGCTCATGGAGGAGTACAATCTGAAGGAGAGTGTGAAGAACGGGATTAGAGATCTCAAGGCTGAGCTCGAGAGCATGGAAGCTGCCCTTGTCAAGGTATCCAGTATACCGTTGGATCAACTTGACCCACAAGTCAATATTTGGGCAAATGAGGTCAGGGAATTATCCTATGCCATCGAGGACAGCCTTGACACCTTCGTGACACGCGTCGATGGTATTGAGCCAACCAAGCCCAAAATCAAGCACCTACTGAAGAAGGCCCGCAACGAGTTCAACAAGTTCAAGGCACGCCATGAAATAGCCAGTGACATCAAAAACATTGAGAGCCAAGTTAGGAAGATCAAGGAAAGGCGCGACAGGTACAAGATCGACCATGTTGTTGCAATTCCGGCTACAACTACACCTGATCCTCGCATCTTGGCTCTATACGAGAAAAAATCTGACCTTGTCGGTATTGATAAGGCAATTAGTGAGCTAGTGAAGGTCTTGTCAGAGGGGGTTGACATTCCTGGAAGAAATCTCAAGATTGTCTCCATTGTTGGAATTGGAGGATTGGGCAAGACAACTCTTGCAAAAGCATTGTATGATGAGCTCAATCAAACTTACAAGTGTCATGCTTTTGTTCCAGTGGGTCAGAAGCCAGACACGAAGAAAGTTTTGAGGGACATCCTCCTTGAACTTGACATAGAGTTGTACAGAGATGCATCAACAATGGATGAAAGGCAATTGATCGACCAACTGCGAAAATTCCTTGCAGGCAAGAG GTACTTTATTGTTATTGATGACATATGGGATATGCAGACATGGGAAATTATTAATTGTGCTTTTGTGGATAGTCATTTGGAAAGTACATTAATCATAACTACTCGTATTGTTGATGTTGCCAAAAATGTTGGTGGTATCTACCACATGGAACCACTTTCAGATGATTACTCCAAAATGTTATTTGATACAAGAACATATGGTAGTGAAGGACCTGCTGAAGTGACTaccaaaattttgaagaaatgtGGTGGTGTGCCATTAGCTATTATTACAATAGCTAGCTTGTTTGTTGGTAAACACAGTGAGGACTGGTCTAAGGTATATAACACCATTGGTTTTGTGCATCAAGGCAATGACAATGTTAATAACACAAAAAAAATATTATCTTTTAGCTATTATGATCTCTCATTTGATCTGAAGACATGTTTATTGTATCTAAGTATGTTTCCTGAAGATAGCTTTATCGACAAAAATTCACTGATATGGTTGTGGGTCTCAGAAGGGTTTGTCCCTGATAGTGAGGTAGGAGAGAACAATTTCAACAAGCTTGTGAACAAAAGCATGATCGAATGGATGGAACCTAAAGAATATTGGGTTGCCGGTTTTTTAGGGGGATACGGGAGGCATCAATCCCGCAATGGTTGCCGTGTCCACGACATGGTGCTCGATCTCATCCGCACCATATCAAGTGATGTAAATTTTGTCACAGTACCTGAGATAGAGCAGCATGGCACATCGTCGGCAGGCAAACAAAACAATAGGGTTCGCAGATTAGCACTTCATGGAGGAAGTGTGGAACACATCTCTAGCATTGAAATAGAACATGTGAGGTCATTTATTGCTACCTCGTGTAGTGATAGTAGGATATTCCCTCTTTGGGGCTTTAAAGTATTACGTGTGCTAGTTATGCAGAGTTGTGAATTTCCAGAAGATTGTAGTCTCGAGCATCTTGGGAAGTTAGTTCATCTGAGGTACCTATTGCTGGCAAATACTTGTAACATACTCCCGGAAGGAATAGGGCATGATCTGAAGTTTCTTGAAGTATTGGACTTAAGGAGAGGTTTGAGGAGTGACTTGCCACCATCTGTTGGTGAGCTAAGAAATTTGAGGTGCTTGCAGACCGACATGCATACCAAGATGAAGGGTGAGATAGGGAAACTGACATCTCTTGAAGAGCTACAGCTATATAAAGTGAACAAGTGCCCAAACTTCTGGACAGATGTGGGTAACCTAATAAAGTTGAGGGTGCTCGAGATCCATTTTAAAAGAATGGATGAGACCACAGGTAATGCCCTGCTGAAGTCTCTATGCAAGCTGTGCAAGATCCAGAGCCTGAAGGTCGTGGGTGAAGGTAGACATGAAAATAAATATCTGGTTCTAAAGGATAGTAGTTTGGAAAGCATGGCACCCAGCCCAAAGTTATGCTTATTATCTCTGGAAGGAATGCTTGTACCCACGATGCCATCGTGGATCAATTATTTGCATGTTCCACTCCTCTATCACCTGTGCTTGAAAGTGCAGGTGGTTGAAGCTCGGGGTATTCAACTCCTCGGAAAGTTGCCATTGCTCATCAACCTCATTCTTGAGATTGAGGACAAAAGGTGTGTAACATATACTTTTGGAAATGACGAGTTTCACAAGCTGGAAAAGTTGGAGACGACTATAGAGATCGGTACTGGAGAAGGAGCATTGCCTATGCTTAAAATATTGTCATACGGTATAAGCTCTCTAAGAGAGAACATGGAAAGCTTGGTGTCGTGGAATACTAGTTGTCCTTTGCTGGAGGGTGTCACATGTCGGCTTGACTGCTCTAAGAGGAGCCACCGGGAAGTTTCTGCAATTAGAGAAACACTTTATGAGGCCGCTACAGCACATCCCAACTATGACCATCTCCGCCAGTTTCACATACAAGAGGAGAACCGCATCAGCTGGGAGGAAAATGGTTTGATTGATAAACTCGGGTGGATCCTCAGCATCCCCGACGACGAAATCCATAGAGAATATGACGAAAGAAGGATGCGTAAGTTTATTATAAAACTCGAGACACGCCTACGTGACGCTGCCGAACCTGGAATCGGGAGGTATGGCGAACAAGAGGTACGTGACATTGTTGCCAAATTCAAGAGTCGCTTGTTACCTGACTCTGCAGGTACCAACCAAGAAGAG CCGGATAATGGTGACGCCACAAGCAGTGCAGATCAGCAACCTGCGGTGGGCCAACCTTGA